The proteins below are encoded in one region of Cololabis saira isolate AMF1-May2022 chromosome 11, fColSai1.1, whole genome shotgun sequence:
- the LOC133454903 gene encoding LOW QUALITY PROTEIN: E3 ubiquitin-protein ligase TRIM32-like (The sequence of the model RefSeq protein was modified relative to this genomic sequence to represent the inferred CDS: deleted 1 base in 1 codon): protein MAAAAGPAPPLDPELLREVLECPICLDTFSPETLRPKLLQCGHTVCRPCLEKLLASTINGVRCPFCSKVSRMSSIAQLADNLTVLKILDAAAPGAGALMCGACGGRLPRHYCRDCRSVLCEPCRAAGGGHEGHAFLPVAAAAERRRRELGGEMAALRDAMGEIQKRKRALEGVSKALRQKYRAVQREYDAAELRLQEALERSRSAFTAAVGEVERLNATVLEEQTYLLSLAEVKLVSRCDYLAMQARQSDIALLKDDGGAADEAEEPDPRSGLPSRFTLREPALVTPEPLAAAAAAEVGHLTTRTYVVDAEDGEGGDSGLEAAAEAGSGEGGAAGDVYRDVDMVEEAVSCGSPASFKSRSLDAGDAAAAVTAGPPPLCQLVKRMGCKGALPGMFNLPVSVCVAPQGEVLVADRGNYRVQIFNRKGFQREIRRSASSIDNFVLSFLGADLPNLIPLSVAVTTQGLVGVTDNYDNSVKVYGLDGHCVACHRHQLVKPWGIAATPAGQFVVSDVEGGKLWRLAVDRGVGVVSYSRLCSAVRPKFVACDAAGTVYFTQGLALNFEKRQNEPQLEGGFSIGSVGADGRLGRQLSHFFSEAEDFRCITGMCVDAGGDLLVTDSGRREVLRFPRDGGFNVLVRDGLSCPVGVCTTAKGQLLVLDCWDHCVKVYTYVQRRHSNAS from the exons atggcggcggcggcggggccGGCGCCCCCCCTGGACCCGGAGCTGCTGCGGGAGGTCCTGGAGTGTCCGATCTGCCTGGACACGTTCAGCCCGGAGACGCTGCGGCCCAAGCTGCTGCAGTGCGGCCACACGGTGTGCCGGCCGTGCCTGGAGAAGCTGCTGGCCAGCACCATCAACGGCGTGCGCTGCCCCTTCTGCAGCAAGGTGTCGCGCATGAGCAGCATCGCCCAGCTGGCCGACAACCTGACGGTGCTGAAGATCCTGGACGCCGCGGCGCCCGGCGCCGGCGCCCTGATGTGCGGCGCCTGCGGCGGCCGCCTGCCGCGGCACTACTGCCGGGACTGCAGGAGCGTGCTCTGCGAGCCCTGCCGGGCGGCGGGCGGTGGGCACGAGGGCCACGccttcttg CCCGTGGCGGCGGCGGCCGAGCGGCGGCGGCGCGAGCTGGGCGGCGAGATGGCCGCCCTGCGGGACGCCATGGGGGAGATCCAGAAGAGGAAGCGTGCGCTGGAGGGCGTGTCCAAGGCGCTGCGGCAGAAGTACCGGGCGGTGCAGCGGGAGTACGACGCCGCCGAGCTGCGCCTGCAGGAGGCGCTGGAGCGGTCGCGGAGCGCCTTCACGGCCGCCGTGGGCGAGGTGGAGCGGCTCAACGCCACGGTGCTGGAGGAGCAGACGTACCTGCTCAGCCTCGCCGAGGTCAAGCTGGTGTCGCGCTGCGACTACCTGGCCATGCAG GCGCGGCAGAGCGACATCGCCTTGCTCAAGGACGACGGCGGTGCCGCCGACGAGGCGGAGGAGCCGGACCCGCGGAGCGGCCTGCCGTCGCGGTTCACGCTGAGGGAACCGGCGCTGGTGACGCCGGAGCCGCTAGCCGCCGCCGCTGCCGCCGAGGTCGGTCACCTGACCACCAGGACGTACGTCGTCGACGCGGAGGACGGCGAAGGCGGCGACAGCGGCCTGGAGGCGGCGGCCGAGGCGGGGAGCGGCGAGGGCGGGGCGGCGGGGGACGTCTACCGCGACGTGGACATG GTGGAGGAGGCGGTGTCGTGCGGCTCTCCGGCCAGCTTCAAGTCCCGGTCCCTGGACGCGGGCGACGCGGCGGCAGCGGTAACGGCGGGGCCGCCGCCGCTCTGCCAGTTGGTGAAGAGGATGGGCTGCAAGGGCGCGCTGCCCGGCATGTTCAACCTGCCGGTGAGCGTGTGCGTGGCGCCGCAGGGCGAGGTGCTGGTGGCCGACCGCGGGAACTACCGCGTGCAGATCTTCAACCGCAAGGGCTTCCAGCGCGAGATCCGGCGCAGCGCCAGCAGCATCGACAACTTCGTGCTCAGCTTCCTGGGGGCCGACCTGCCCAACCTCATCCCGCTGTCCGTCGCCGTGACGACGCAGGGCCTGGTTGGCGTCACCGACAACTACGACAACTCGGTGAAG GTGTACGGGCTGGACGGCCACTGCGTGGCGTGCCACCGCCACCAGCTGGTGAAGCCGTGGGGCATCGCCGCCACGCCGGCGGGCCAGTTCGTGGTGTCGGACGTGGAGGGAGGGAAGCTGTGGCGGCTGGCGGTGGACCGCGGCGTGGGCGTGGTGAGCTACAGCCGGCTCTGCTCCGCCGTGCGG CCCAAGTTCGTGGCGTGCGACGCGGCGGGGACGGTGTACTTCACGCAGGGCCTGGCCCTGAACTTCGAGAAGCGGCAGAACGAGCCGCAGCTGGAGGGCGGCTTCTCCATCGGCTCGGTGGGCGCCGACGGCCGGCTGGGCCGCCAGCTCAGCCACTTCTTCTCCGAGGCCGAGGACTTCCGCTGCATCACCGGCATGTGCGTGGACGCCGGCGGAGACCTGCTGGTCACGGACTCGGGCCGCCGGGAGGTGCTGCGGTTCCCCCGGGACGGGGGCTTCAACGTTCTGGTGCGCGACGGGCTGAGCTGCCCCGTGGGCGTCTGCACCACCGCCAAGGGCCAGCTGCTGGTGCTGGACTGCTGGGACCACTGCGTCAAGGTGTACACCTACGTGCAGAGGAGGCACTCCAACGCCTCGTAG